A single Anopheles arabiensis isolate DONGOLA chromosome 2, AaraD3, whole genome shotgun sequence DNA region contains:
- the LOC120897553 gene encoding uncharacterized protein LOC120897553, with product MVAAMNAHKQQRGGAQEDSLLWTLLGSLDRTMEDYDIDTVACAQRTICWYVREANVAVAEGKPTPVDTVVEGLSRADWMDRFLTGTAIEQAIQAGRERKTSCEKMFPHCAIGSFVEHLVRMAGKR from the exons ATGGTTGCTGCGATGAATGCAC ACAAGCAGCAGCGCGGCGGTGCGCAGGAGGACAGTTTGTTGTGGACGCTTCTCGGGTCGCTGGATCGAACGATGGAAGACTACGACATCGATACGGTGGCCTGTGCGCAGCGGACGATTTGCTGGTACGTGCGGGAGGCTAACGTAGCGGTCGCCGAGGGTAAGCCCACGCCCGTGGACACCGTAGTCGAGGGGCTGTCGCGGGCCGACTGGATGGACCGGTTTCTCACCGGTACCGCCATCGAGCAGGCGATCCAGGCGGGCCGGGAGCGCAAGACGAGCTGCGAGAAGATGTTTCCCCACTGTGCGATCGGCAGCTTCGTGGAGCACCTGGTGCGTATGGCAGGGAAGCGGTAA
- the LOC120898844 gene encoding L-asparaginase, with the protein MDVVDQQPTTPAPSPDSEDDDTPLAIKLKTQNGGNAPAGPATVPPAHSPWKRKQLVDVNPHGSLDLSKLSMRRNSSYGKLPSEAPEAKVLVIYTGGTIGMMRNEKNALEPRPYEFVRKIRQYPNMHDDGYASKRYGPAKNMAPLVLPYVEGQHRRILYQISEYEPLLDSSNMSISDWVRIATDIRQSYEFFDGFVILHGTDTLSYTASALSFMFENLGKTIIITGSQIPIFETRTDGKDNFTSALILAGNYVLPEVCIFFNSRLFRGNRTIKVSSESLDAFNSPNAAPLAKMGINVEVDYRVIFRPCTVDKFTVHLQMDENVGLLRLFPSISVATVNAFLRAPMRGVVLQTYGAGNFPTNRADLIAALKEANERQVLIVNCTQCNEGAVCDLYETGRQLQEIGIIPGYDMTPEAALAKLSYVLSKQEWDWETKKKMMKSNLRGELTCEKPPEMQEYDLIDAVARTLHLTSTKELGQLKSSLFPAMVSTAVLAGDVTKLTNLKNYGANMSAENYDHRTALHVACCEGNIEMVQYLLQNGAAVHIRDRYDRTPLMDAIMHDHHQAIRLLIKCGAHLTGSIRAIGDGLCAAAARNQQARLESYRIAGADLSQEDSCGRTALHVAALYGHVEIVQYLLKNYAEPNAIDYLGLTPLDYALKANSEAVVPVLERHEAVRGEELSFDADKRLQMKDSFD; encoded by the exons ATGGACGTGGTAGACCAGCAGCCTACCACTCCTGCCCCATCGCCCGACAGCGAAGACGATGACACGCCACTCGCCATTAAGTTGAAGACGCAAAACGGTGGAAACGCACCGGCCGGTCCCGCGACCGTTCCACCGGCCCACTCGCCCTGGAAGCGCAAACAACTGGTTGACGTGAATCCGCACGGCAGCCTGGACCTGAGCAAGCTGTCGATGCGGCGAAACTCGAGCTACGGCAAGCTGCCGTCGGAAGCGCCCGAAGCGAAGGTGCTCGTCATCTACACCGGCGGCACGATCGGCATGATGCGAAACGAGAAGAATG CGCTGGAACCACGGCCGTACGAGTTTGTGCGCAAAATACGCCAGTACCCGAACATGCACGACGACGGGTACGCAAGCAAGCGGTACGGGCCGGCGAAAAATATGGCCCCGTTGGTGCTACCGTACGTGGAGGGACAGCACCGTCGCATTCTGTACCAAATCTCCGAGTACGAGCCACTGCTCGATTCCTCCAACATGAGCATCTCGGACTGGGTGCGAATCGCGACCGACATACGCCAGTCGTACGAGTTTTTCGACGGGTTCGTGATACTGCACGGTACCGATACGCTGTCCTACACCGCGTCCGCCCTGTCGTTTATGTTTGAAAATTTGggcaaaaccatcatcatcaccgggTCGCAGATACCGATCTTTGAGACGCGCACGGACGGCAAGGACAACTTTACGTCCGCGCTGATCCTGGCGGGGAATTATGTGCTGCCCGAGGTGTGCATCTTCTTCAACAGCCGGCTGTTCCGCGGTAACCGCACGATCAAGGTTAGCAGCGAGTCGCTGGACGCGTTCAATTCGCCCAATGCGGCCCCGCTCGCCAAGATGGGCATCAACGTGGAGGTGGACTATCGGGTCATCTTTCGGCCGTGCACGGTGGACAAGTTTACGGTGCACCTGCAGATGGACGAGAACGTGGGGCTGTTGCGGCTGTTTCCCAGCATCTCGGTCGCGACGGTCAATGCGTTTCTGCGGGCGCCGATGCGTGGCGTGGTGCTGCAGACGTACGGTGCGGGCAATTTTCCCACCAACCGGGCGGATCTGATCGCGGCCCTGAAGGAGGCGAACGAGCGGCAGGTGCTGATCGTGAACTGCACCCAGTGCAACGAGGGTGCGGTGTGCGATCTGTACGAAACGGGCCGGCAGCTGCAGGAGATTGGCATCATACCGGGGTACGATATGACGCCGGAAGCGGCACTGGCCAAGCTGTCGTACGTGCTGAGCAAGCAGGAGTGGGACTGggagacgaagaagaag ATGATGAAGAGCAATCTGCGCGGAGAGCTCACCTGTGAAAAGCCGCCGGAAATGCAAGAGTACGATCTGATCGATGCCGTTGCACGTACGCTTCATCTTACGTCCACCAAAGAGCTGGGACAGCTAAAGTCTTCCCTCTTTCCGGCGATGGTCAGCACGGCCGTGCTGGCTGGCGATGTGACAAAG CTGACGAACCTGAAGAACTACGGTGCCAACATGTCGGCCGAAAACTACGACCACCGGACGGCACTGCACGTGGCGTGCTGCGAGGGCAACATCGAGATGGTGCAGTATCTGCTGCAGAACGGTGCCGCCGTACACATACGCGACCGGTACGATCGCACACCGCTGATGGATGCGATCATGCACGACCACCATCAGGCGATCCGGTTGCTAATCAAGTGCGGTGCCCATCTGACCGGCTCAATACGGGCGATCGGGGATGGGCTGTGTGCGGCCGCGGCCCGTAACCAGCAAGCCAGACTGGAATCGTACCGCATTGCCGGTGCCGACCTGTCGCAGGAAGACTCGTGCGGCCGTACCGCACTGCACGTGGCGGCGCTGTACGGGCACGTGGAGATTGTGCAGTACCTGCTGAAGAACTATGCCGAACCGAACGCGATCGACTATCTCGGGCTGACGCCGCTCGACTACGCGCTGAAGGCAAACTCGGAGGCGGTCGTGCCGGTGCTGGAGCGCCACGAGGCGGTGCGGGGCGAGGAGCTGTCGTTCGATGCGGACAAGCGGCTCCAGATGAAGGATTCGTTCGACTAA